agagtgacatccaggaaaggcacaaagctacacagaggaaaccttgtctcaaaaaaccaccaaaaaaaaaaaagaaaagaaaaaaaaaagaagtgaccCTTGGTCTACTCTGTCAATCTCTGTAGTGGATACTTTGCATGTGTTATCTCAGCTTCCGAGTCTCATTGGGGAAGACCTATGAAATGTCTCCATATGTATTTTAGACTGCACAGCTTGTTAAGAGGATGGGCTTGGTCAAGTCACGTTTATTTCCAGTAAGACAATCCATTGTTTTGACTCCTCTGCACTAGGCTCTAGGCTTTAGTGACTGGGCTGGCCATAGTCAGTACTGGTCATCAGGTGTACTGCTCTTCTTACTGGCTGGCCAGGGACATAGAGTAAAATACCGTTGTCATGCCCTCCCTAAGGCAGCTCCTTCCCAGCTTTCCAGTAATGACTCTCCGCAGACTGCCTTCCCAGGGTTGTTGCTTGCTCAGTACCCTCTCCACAGGGTAGGCTCGGGCTGACTGACTGCCTTTTCCCTCTCTAGGATCATTGCGATGATGAGTCCAGAAGACAGCTGGGTCTCCAAGTGGCAGCGAGTCAGTAGGTGTTCATCTTCTTCTCCTGGCCTATACAGTGTTGGGAACGTGCCTGAGGGTCTACAGGGGTGACATGATCTGCAGGGTGTGCAGTCCCCTGGTGGGAAAGATGGAGTTATAGAAAAgttgggctggcaagatgctcAGCAATGCCAGACTggacaacctgagtctgatcctggggacccacatggtggaaagagagaactgactccactcattgtcttctcacctccacacgTGCGTGGGCAcacattctccctctctcccattttTGGTTTACTTCTCCACTGATCTCCAGTCCTAACTCCTTCCCTTTGTAATCTTCTTTCTCCTCAGGTAACTTTAAGCCGGGTGTATATGCTGTGTCAGTCACTGGTCGCCTGCCCCAAGGTAACAACAATTGTAACAGCGGTTCAATGCTGGGCCCAGCAGAAGCCAAAAATAGCTTGACTGGTACCACCCAGACATTTGGCTCCAAATCTtcgtagtttttttttttttttttttttttttaagggggtgtggttcgagacagggtttctctgtgtagctctagagcctgtcctcaaacttgatatgtagcccaggctggccttaaactcacagagatccgcctgcctctgtctcccaggtgcggggattacaggcgttcccaccaccaccagccaaACCTTGTTTTTTGATGACTGTGTGAGCCCTACTTTTTGTTCCTCGGGTAGCTCTTTGCCAGACACTTCTCCTGAGTCTTAGCTAATAACCAGGCAACCCCACTTCAGTGGCAGGCAGGTGGGGTGGCTCTGACCTCTGGACTCATGGGACTGTTTGTTGGCCTGTCCTAGGAATTGTCCGGGAGCTGAAAAGTCGGGGAGTGGCCTACAAATCCAGAGACACGGCAATAAAGACCTAGCTAGGTGCAGCCCGCAGCGTCTTCTCTTCACTCTGGCCTGTGCTGCTTTTCGTGGGGAACAAACAGGCGGGACCCCCAGTACTCCCTGCCCTCGGCTCAGGACCGGCAGACTCCTGTGGAAGCAGCACATGCGGCCCTTGAGTCATCTCACTCTGACAACTGGTGAAGTGGGAGTGTCTGGGTTGGGGATTCTCAGAGACTGTATGGAGGAGAGAGTAAGATGCTGGTTTCCTGCCTCTGTCCAGGGCTTTGTCTTTGTCCATGGACAGGACTTCGGTTCAAATACCAATAAAAGGAACTTTTGGGATGTACTTAAAGCTGTGGCCCCTGCCTTGCGCTCCTGTCTCTCACAGTGAGGGCTCACCTGCCCTGTGAGCTCTGAGGCAGCTCAGCTGAGGCCTTTCTCTGGCCAGCTGTCCTGAGCAAGGTAACCCCTCGGACTGGGAGTCAGGTGTCCTGTCTAGACCTGATGCAGCAGTCTTCTCTGAAGGAATCCCAAGGCCCCTCAGTGCCTTTGACCCTCAGCCCTGTTCTCACtggtcttccttcttcctctgcctgcttCCCGCTCTCCTGCACTTTGCCGACCTCACATCCCACAGTGAGATCTCTACTAGCCTTAGCAGCtctggggttttggttttggtcagGTAAAATTGTGTTTCATGAAAGGCAGGCCCTCCTCTGGCCTAGGAGGGAGCCATGGGTAATGCCACATTGATTAAGATGTGtacttgttgttttgttttttgacacagggtttctctgtgtagccctggctgtcctggaacttcatttgtaaaccaggctggcctcaaactcacagggatccgcctgcctctgcctcccaagaactgggattacaggcgtgcgccacagcAGTGGGTAGTTTTTATAATAAGAAGCTTACCATGTGTTCTCAATTAAATCCCAGAAATCATGTCCACCTTAGTTTTTCTTCAGATTCCGTCTGTAAAATGGGTGTAATTACTCCTGTTCACTCTGTCTGTCTACTTCAGGGTGGTAAGGAATGGAAAtgaaaagtaagaaaattaaGTAGCTCAACTAAAAGGGCCAGATGTgacacatgcctgaaatcccagcacccagaaactGAGGTTGGGGGttagctcaaggccagtctggtctccatagtgagaccctgtctcaaaaagccaaataagaataaaaataatatgtaaaattttctctctggttattaactttttcaatatttatactATATTCACCATTAGTCAAAATTGGGGTGATGCCCAGACCCTCCCTGTTGGGGGAGCACCGCCTTGCTAGCAGAGGCACCTGTACTAGGCGTCTCAGCTACTGTCACTGTGGAAGGTGTAATAAGAAAGAAGGTTTCCTGACTCTCCTTGTCCTGTCCCAGCCTGTGGAAAGCAAGCTGGTAGTGACCAGGCTGCTCACATGCACTCAGGTGCCCACTAGGAGACTTGTGCCATCAAGCTCCGAGGGAGTGGGTCCTTACCCTCCAAACTGAGCTGCTGACGGAGTTCCCTAGCATCTAGAATAAGAGCTCCATAGGTGGGGAGTTCTTTAGCTGAGTTTCAGTCAGAAAGGGGCCTTGGTGGATGGCCAGAGCAACTCTGCTGGGCTGGAACCTCCCTCCAAGGTTTCCCAAGGTGCACCTAGGCTGTGGAGCCAACACCTAAGCTTTCACTGGCTTTCTCAGAGTCCCTTGGAAAGCCCCAGCTGTCGTCCTGTATGCACGACCCGGACGTGACAGCAGTGAGAATGGAAACAGTTGTGGGGGGGAGGCAAGAAGAGCCTGCACAAATAACCACACTCGGCTGCTTGAGTCCCACACCTAGCTGGGCCCCAACTGTCAATCTCACAGGAAGTAAAAGACACAACCACTGTGGatcatgggggttgggggagtcTTGTTGCAGCCCCTCCACTTGGGAGCTGCTTTCGATTGTCCTCTTGTCTTCTGCAACCTAGCAGCCCAGACAGGCAAGAGAGTGCCAGAGCTCACCCTTTCTGAGAGCTGAAAGGTCTTGAGACGGGAGCTTGGTTTCGGGTTCTGGGGTGGGCTGTCCTGTGGCAGAGATGCAATTCAAATTCCAGGACTGCTGCCTCCATTCTGCCTCAGGGCAGTAAGGGCTCTCAGTTCAGTACTTGAAGTATAGACTGTCCTAGCTTATGAGGTCTGAGTTAGCCATTGTCTTAAGAACCTCCCCATCCCCGCTCCAGCGGGGGATTGAACTTCAAGCCTCCTCATGCTAGGCAACCATTTTTCAACTGAACTATGCCCGGCCCTCTTACTTTTTGAGTCAGAGCTCACTAATTTTATACAGTGGCTTTAAAGTCACCTCACAACCcgagctggctttgaacttgtgatccctgtctcctgagtaactagaattgcaggtgtgcaccacaaggTCTAGACCCTCCTGGTCTCTTGTTCAGTGGTGTGACCTCTGTCCCTTAAGAGGACGAGGCTCCCCTCCTGTTAAACAGGACAGAGTCAACTCAGAACTCTAGAAACAGCAGCAGCCAAGCTGCTTTCAGAATGCTGCCTTGTCCTCATTTTCTACCCCCTAGTATTGGTCTCCTATAACTGAGGGGCTAAGTGGCAGCCCAGTGATGGCTGGTGGCCGATATAGCAAGAGTTGGGATATCTCCGCAGAGAGCAGTTTCCCTAAGAATAGGGTGACAGACTGGTAAGGGTCTAACCTCAGGCCGGGCTTGCCAGGTTGGGGACTGAGACTCTGCTCTTGATGGAAGCCTACGTTACTCTCAGCCTGTCTACAGCCAGCTGCTCAGGCCTGCCACCTCTCAGACACATGATCTCTGAGTATGTAAGTGGCAGGTGGGTAATGGTAAAGACAGACCAGTAATACCCCACTTTGGAAATGTAGCTCCCGTGTAGTAAAGCCTTGGATGTAAATAGTATTTGGTAGTTGACAAAGGTCTTTGACACCCATTATCTCATTTGATCTTTACAAAACTCCTGGGACAGTCCTTATTAGCAACAAGGAGACATACTCGGAGGGTCAAAGTGGCCTAGCCATGGTGAAGCAGTGGAACCTCAGCTTTGGCAACACAGTGTCCACGGTTGAGCGCTGCTCTTCCTCACATGGTTCCTTCCTGGGTGAGGCTTGCACAGAACGGTGAGGCAATAGCTTTTTGTTTGAAGTCGTAACACCTTGTCCCTCCACACTGGACCCTGCTAACCACCCTGCTCTTAATGCCTCCAGTCCCTGATCTAAACTTAGCTGCATGAGGCAGGAGAAATGGTCCAGGGAGGAGGTCAAAGGGAAATGGGGCCAGCCCTTCAGTTCTCTCCAGCTGCATCTTCCATTCATCTCCAAACCCTAGGCACCTGCCAGCTTGTGCCCCACATTTCCCATCCTCTGCAttgtcctccccacctccctccacctGCAGCCTGATTGTGGCCCCATCACACCCTGATGGAGCACAGATGCTTGTGTGTGATGAAAATGTGTTCCTGCTAGGGACAAGCGTCCCTCCTGCACCCCAAGCCTGCTTCTTCTGCTAACACTGTCCctgtgaatttatttatttatttatttatttttaagatttacttatttattatgtatacagtgttctgcctgtatgccagaagagggtgccagatctcattacagatggttgtgagccaccatgtggttgctgggaattgaactcaggacctctggaagagcagtcagtgctcttaacctctgagccatctctccagcctagtcCCTGTGAATTTAAATCATCTTGCCTAcacagcctgcctgccttctttttcttttctcttctcttttctttttgaggcagggtctcactattgcAGCCCTGGTAGGCTGGTCTGCTACTCACCTACTCACTGGAACAAGCTGCagtcgaactcagagatctgcctgcctctgcctcccaagagctgggactaaaagtgtgcaccactgtgctcaGTGCAAAGCTCTACAAAACACACCTGACAGTTACAGCACTAGTTGGCAAAAGAGAAGATGTACCTGTGGTGGGTGTGAGTGGGAGAACAGGGCACCCAAGCCTGGTAGGTatattgtttccttccttccttccctccctccctccctccctccctccctccctccctccctccttccttctttttctcagcCATGCACTCCactactgagctatgtctccCACCCTCCTCTTGTTAAACTTTGAAACAGTTCACCAAATTATTCATACTGATCTAGAAACcttttctgtagcccaggcaggctttgaactgtttgtttgtttttgtttttcgggacagggttctctctgtgtagcccaggctgtcctggaactcactctgtagagcagactgtcctcaaagtcacagatctttctctctctctctctctctctctctctctctctctctctctctctctctctctctctctctctctccaccttgctgaggattgaaccaaggCCCCATGCATAATCATTAATGTTCTATGCCTGGACTTACTTTTTACTGTATTACACACTTTGCTCTCCGCCCACAAGAGACAGGATATGACTTAACCTCTACTTAGCTCAAAGTCATTGTAGGCCTTCAGTTTTGTATCCTCTAGTAAAATGGCTTCAGAACTCATTATTTTTCTTGGATTCGCAGCCTGTCAGCTGTCACTTACATCATTCATTCATGGCCGTCTCCCTTCTAGTCTTGCTTGAGCTGACTAGACAGCTACCCTTGGCACTTACTGTAGTGTGGTGGTTGAGTGGGTGGAAGCACATGGCTGCTTGCCTGGGTCTTTGGCTGGGCGTGGAGGCCTCTACCTGTGGCAAGCTCCAGACCGCTGGATCTCTCTAGAGCAGGAACGCTGGTGGAACACTGGGGCTGGTGGAATCATATTAAGGCCACCACCTTATGAGTGACAGGACCAGGCCACATCAGCCTGACTCCAAGAGGAACCACAGCTGTGAGGTGTGTCCTACAAATCTGGCTCAGAGCTTTTGGCTCCAAGGTACTGCCGTGCCCAACAGGAACCAAGCGCACACCAAACTGCCCTGTGCTCTTGACACCAAGATGTCTAGATCCTGGGGATTGTGATGAAAACCCTTGTCCCTTTGAGTTCTGGCACTCCATCTCAACGGTCCCTTTGGGGAGAGGACAGACAGCATGATGCAGAGGACTTCAGAGTCAGAGAGCTTTCCTTGGGTCCATGGTTGATGGATACCTGTGCCTATAGGCCAGGGAGCTAGCAGGCCCATTTCCAGAGCTCTCTGTTGTTTCTGAAAGCTGAGATCCTGCACTACAGAGCGAACAGGGAAGTGGGGGAGCTTCAGTCACCAAGGCAGGGCCCCCAGCTTCTTTCCAGAAGGTGTACCTCCTTCCCCCTAAACCCAGCACCCACCACCCTCTGAATCCTTTTTTGCTTTGGAAAATACCTGGAAGTGAGCTCTGTAGGGCCCTTAGCCAGAAAGGTGTGGTGGTTGTGATGGTGCTAATTGTTGATTGTTGTGGGGGGATTGAATAGCAAAAGTCAGAGGGGAGACACAAACCCAGGGGGAAGAGCTCTGGGAGGGAGAGGGTGCCAGTAGCACCTCGTTTCCTCAGGAACTCTGGTCCGAGCAGGGACTGGATGACCCGTGACAATGGAGAGGTAGAAAGACAGACAAGCTGGCACCTTCCTCACCCCATGGAGACAGCTGCAGCACTTTCTCTGGGCAGCTGAGTAGACTCACTTCCTCAACCCAGCACCctagagaagcaggaagatggagggCGGGCCTCAGACAGAGAGGTGGGGCGGGACCTGGAATCCAGGCTCCTGCTGCGGAAGATGAGGGAGTGGAGGTGGGCATGTCCCTGGAATTGGCAACTACCAGTCTCTTCTCCAGCAGGAGAGAGTAAGCTCCTCCTCTACCCCTTCAGAGGTACCGGGGTCCAGAATTGAACTGTTGTCCTTGCAAGGGGATCTTTCCTGGCAGCTGGAGACAAGCACACCAGTGGGAAGCTGCTGGTGACCCGTGGCTCTGTCATCGAAGTCAATACTCTCATAGGGCAATTTCCAGGTTCAAagctggcactcgggaggcagagccaggcggatctcggtgagttcgaggccagcctgggctacagagtgagatccagggaaggagcaaagctacacagagaaaccctgtcttttaaaacaaacaaacaaacaaacaaacaaacaaacaaaaactggccaTCACCATTATCGATCCGTCCTCAGTGACATCTCCTGAGACATCATTATTCCCTTCTCACAGATAAGAGCACTGAACACTGGATTAGCCTTTCCCTTGGCACATCACTGCTGGGCTTATGTCCGCCCCGGGTGCAGGGACAGGGTCAGGGTTAGGGGAGGGCAGCCCGCCATGGGTTCCTTTTGTTTCCCGGAACCCCAGAGGCAGGTGGGGCTGGGCGAGTGTGTGACTGCAGGTCTACAGCCCTCAACACCAAGGTCCCTTTGGGAGTGAGGCCCTTAATGCCCTGCTGTGCTCACTAACCCTCAGACCCTTAGAGGAGGAAGGCCTGGATCCCCCTGCCCCCCATCTACCTCCATTTGTCCCCAGCCTCTCACCTCCCCCCTTGGAACCACAGCCTCATGACGCCGACACTCAGGCTCCATTGGTCTATGTGGAGAACATTTGCCCTTATTTGGCCAGGCCAGCTCCAAGCTGGGCCTCCACCTCCGGCCCAGCCCCCACAGGCACTCTCTCACTTCGTCTTTTTGAGGTTTGGCTGTGGGGCCCAGTGGGCGTCGCTTCAAACGCACTTTCTGGTTGAGTCACTTTTAACGGCTCTGGAGCCGTGagctgctgccgccgctgccgctggtCGCTCTGCTCCTGGATGCCCTGTAGGCATGGTGGCTAACCCTCCCCCACCTGACTGCTGAACAGGGCTGGGTGGACAGTGACCTTGGACGGGTTTTGCAGACCACTTGGTGACCCATTTAGTCACATCTACTGGCCCTCCCCACAAGTCCCGGACAGGGAAGTGGCCCTGAGTCCCTCCCATAGACTTGTAGATCCTTCCTCAGACTTCCGGGGATTTTGGAGACAGAAAGGTCCTGTGGAAGAACCGCTTCTTTGGGGGAATTAGAATTGACTTCTTTGGGGGAACAGAAAAACAGGATGCAGACTGATATTTAGGGAGAAGAATCTTAACCTGGATGAGATTCTGATCCCTCAGTCCAAAATGGGGATCCTGACATTTGCCTTCCTGGGTCCGCATGGTCAGATGAGATGCAGACCGTTTACTGGGTGCTCTGAAGGACCCTCCTGTGGCATGGAGAGGTGAATacatggagcccaggctagcttctgcACATGATGGTCTCCTCTTCCCACATCTTATCTTGTGTTTCCAGCTGTGCCTGGGTCTGAGGAGTCCTGTGAGGGACAGGAGACAGAACTAGACACCCCCTTTTGTCCCCTGTTCCTGGGTAAGAGGAGAGTTCTGCTAAGGAGCCCTCTCTGGTCTTTAGGATGTCTGCCCTGGGTTCAGCTAGGAAGATGTACAGCTGCCCTGTGGCTTGGCAGGTTTTAGAACATGGCACCATTACCTCCTCCTATTACCAAGGTCCTCGGACCTCTGCCTTGGGGATACTCTAGAGTAAAAACAGATCCTTGGTCAActatctcttccattctgtagcTGAAGCAGCAGGTGGGATGGGGGTTCAGTGCACACTCAGTAACAGGTTCAAAGTTACACTATAAAGGGGCCTAgctgtgcggtggtggcgcacacctttgatcccagcactcgggaggcagagccaggaggatctctgtgagttcaaggccagcctgatctacaaagcaagatccaggacaggcaccaaaaccaaaccaaaccaaaccaacaaacaaaaaactacacagagaaaccctgtcttgaaaaacaaaacaaaacaaacctgaacatttggggttggggatttagctcaatagccctgggttcggtcctcagctctggtgggGGAAAAAGACAAGAGGCCTAAGAATCCTGTCTCTCGGTTTTGTCCTCTTGGCTGCCTCATATCAGGGGTAGGATTTGGGTTGACTGAGAGATCATAGCGGGCAgcaccctctccctctccccaacccctctgttTGCTTCTCTGGGTCAGCATGGTCAACCGAGACACAGACCAAACATGTTCCTCACATTCACTGTGTGCAAGCTCTGACCTTAGGGCACGGAGAGGTGAATGtgtggagcccaggctagctccCACACATGGCagtctctctcagtgtgtgtgtgtgtgagagagagagaggtgggggggatATTTAATCTGGGGAGCCGGAACAGCTGTGCACATCAGGCCTGGTACCCATGGGTAGAGGGACTTTTGTTTTCCTGTCCAGGAGATCCCAGAGGAGAATGTTTCTGGTTTCCACTCCCACAGCAGTGGTCAGGGTGCCTTTCTCCCTTCCACAAACACTCCCTTTCTTACCCAGACTTTTTACTTCTTCCCACGCCGTGGAAATAACCCTGTGCTTGGCCCTCACTTCAGCCTGCTTGCAACGTGGCTTCCTAATCCTTATCTTACGATCTCAGAACGGCTGAGCCAGAGCCCTATAAAACAGTCTCCCAGAACCGGCCCTGTGTGTTGGAGCTGCCCCTTGTTTGACGGCATGAGGTGGGATGTCGAAGATGCCTggacagaggaggcagaggccaagggAGACATCCTGCCCACTCTCCTGGCCTGGTAGGAAGCAACCCTTGTGCTCCCGAGGCACTGAGATGAACCGGgatcctcctgggtgctggatgACCTCTTCTGGGGACTTGGCTGTCTCAGGTCTCTGAGGCATTTCCCTCCATTGACCATGGCTTTCTTTTGGCTGCCCCTCCAAGGAGGCCAAGAAGGGCCTCAGCGTTTTTGGTACTATTGATTGCGATAGGCTTTACCCAGTTTTGTGTTGCTGGGGGATCAGTTTCCCTCCTTTGTGGCAGGCCCGCCCCAAAGCTAGTTCCCTGAAGGGTGGGCCTCTCAACCTTCTGACTTCCTGTTTGTGAGTGGTTAGCTCCTGTGGCTTCTCTCTTCAGAAGGCAGGTTATCTGGCCTGCcatctctgcctgcctgtctaccTGCCCACTGAGTGAGGCCCCGGCCTGTGCAGCTGGAGTCAAGTCTTGGTTTTCTTCTCAATTCTTTTGCTCTTCAGGCCTGCACTCCTAGTATGGCAAAGGCCTCCAAAAGACCCCTTTTCTCCCTGTTTCTTCGCTTTGCCCAGCTGCCCCTTCAAAAACACTCCTCCACTTGTACTTCTGCTAGAAAGGCCTTTGCTGATGTCCTCCGGTCGCCCCGTGACTCTGGCCCCATCAGCCCCGTTGGCACCCAGAGAGGATTGGTACCTATCCATACTACTCAAGCACACCGGTACACAGAAAGTCCCCTGCTTCCTCCTATAGTggccctggttcctcaactccaTCCCTCCTA
Above is a window of Onychomys torridus chromosome 8, mOncTor1.1, whole genome shotgun sequence DNA encoding:
- the Supt4h1 gene encoding transcription elongation factor SPT4, which gives rise to MALETVPKDLRHLRACLLCSLVKTIDQFEYDGCDNCEAYLQMKGNREMVYDCTSSSFDGIIAMMSPEDSWVSKWQRVSNFKPGVYAVSVTGRLPQGIVRELKSRGVAYKSRDTAIKT